A single window of Rhizobium sp. SL42 DNA harbors:
- a CDS encoding CGNR zinc finger domain-containing protein — MDFRWTAHRFTGGALALDVANSVILRHEPERSRDRFAIAAQRDGFAQAASELSAERLLFDPLQPVDAENLETFLQLRETIDCYFRGRTAGHDTRDALADLLEVIARALRLAPSEDSLECATARSALRLLGEPAAERMKICGNCGWLFLDRSKNRSRYWCDMAVCGNRAKANRHYHRKKDASP, encoded by the coding sequence ATGGATTTCAGATGGACCGCACATCGTTTTACCGGGGGTGCATTGGCGCTAGATGTCGCCAATAGCGTAATCCTGCGGCATGAACCCGAACGCAGCCGCGACAGGTTCGCGATTGCCGCTCAACGGGACGGATTTGCGCAAGCAGCGTCGGAACTCTCGGCGGAACGGTTGCTGTTTGACCCTTTGCAGCCGGTCGATGCCGAAAACCTGGAAACCTTCCTGCAATTGCGCGAGACGATCGACTGTTATTTCCGTGGCCGCACGGCCGGCCATGACACACGGGACGCACTCGCCGATCTGCTCGAGGTGATCGCCAGAGCCTTGCGGCTTGCGCCATCAGAGGACAGCCTTGAATGCGCTACGGCCCGGTCGGCACTTAGACTTCTGGGCGAACCTGCTGCGGAGCGGATGAAGATCTGCGGCAATTGCGGCTGGCTTTTCCTCGATCGCAGCAAGAACAGAAGCCGCTACTGGTGCGACATGGCGGTCTGCGGCAACCGCGCCAAGGCGAACCGCCACTATCACCGCAAGAAGGATGCATCGCCATGA
- a CDS encoding SDR family oxidoreductase, whose translation MQPSIPKAALVTGSAKRLGRVIAEDLARHGFAIALHANTSIDECAALAAAMRADGHRVTALKADLTDIAETASLISRAEAEIGPIGLLVNNASVFEEDNADEFDAERFAKHFDLHVRAPAILAAAFAKALPAALPGLIVNIIDQRVLALKPTFFSYTLSKSTLWTATQTMAQAFAPRIRVNAIGPGPTLISDRQRQEDFEAQIDSLPLKRGPSLEEFGRTIRFLFDTPSITGQMIALDGGQHLIWPGSTGVEIVE comes from the coding sequence ATGCAGCCGAGCATACCCAAAGCCGCCCTCGTGACCGGATCCGCCAAAAGACTTGGTCGTGTGATTGCCGAGGACCTTGCACGTCATGGTTTTGCCATCGCCCTGCATGCAAACACATCGATCGACGAATGCGCGGCACTGGCGGCAGCGATGCGGGCCGACGGACATCGAGTTACGGCGCTGAAGGCGGACCTTACCGATATTGCGGAGACCGCATCGCTGATCTCCCGGGCGGAGGCTGAAATCGGCCCGATCGGGCTGCTGGTCAACAATGCCTCGGTGTTCGAGGAGGACAATGCGGATGAATTCGATGCCGAGCGATTCGCAAAGCATTTCGACCTGCATGTCCGGGCGCCAGCCATCCTGGCGGCCGCATTTGCGAAGGCCCTGCCTGCGGCGCTGCCTGGCCTCATCGTCAACATCATCGACCAGCGCGTGCTGGCGCTGAAGCCCACCTTCTTTTCCTATACGCTGTCGAAATCCACTCTATGGACGGCAACGCAAACCATGGCGCAGGCCTTCGCGCCGCGAATCCGGGTCAACGCAATCGGCCCGGGGCCGACTTTGATTTCGGACCGGCAGCGTCAGGAAGACTTCGAGGCGCAGATCGACAGCCTGCCGCTGAAGCGCGGCCCCTCTCTTGAGGAATTCGGCCGCACCATCCGCTTTCTTTTTGACACGCCTTCGATCACCGGCCAAATGATTGCCCTGGATGGGGGACAGCATCTGATCTGGCCGGGATCGACGGGCGTGGAGATTGTTGAATGA
- the moaD gene encoding molybdopterin converting factor subunit 1, whose protein sequence is MVKLVYFAWVRERIGKGEEELDLPASVVTAGDLIAHLATLGEGYESALQFPKAIRVAINQEHVEHDERIAGAREIGLFPPMTGG, encoded by the coding sequence ATGGTCAAGCTCGTCTATTTCGCCTGGGTGCGCGAACGGATCGGCAAGGGTGAGGAAGAGCTCGACCTTCCCGCCTCCGTCGTCACGGCCGGTGACCTGATCGCGCATCTGGCAACGCTTGGCGAAGGCTACGAATCCGCCCTGCAGTTCCCGAAGGCGATCCGCGTCGCGATCAATCAGGAACATGTCGAGCATGACGAGAGGATTGCCGGCGCGCGTGAGATCGGCCTGTTTCCGCCGATGACAGGCGGCTGA
- the uvrC gene encoding excinuclease ABC subunit UvrC has protein sequence MTGGKLPDGGVLYDGTEDDDDDAIVENDSARLPLSIDWNEGDLNATDLTGADLIAEFVKQLPNSPGVYRMMNSAGDVLYVGKARSLKKRVSNYAQGRLHSNRLTRMVRETTHMEFVTTRTEVEALLLEANLIKRLRPRYNVLLRDDKSFPYILITGDSRAPAIYKHRGARARKGDYFGPFASATAVGRTINSLQRAFLLRTCTDSVFESRTRPCLLYQIKRCSGPCTHEIDDAGYAELVSEAKDFLSGKSQNVKEAMARSMNEAAEDLDFERAAVFRDRLAGLSHVQSHQGINPAGVEEADIFAIHHEGGLTCIQVFFFRTGQNWGNRAYFPKADPQLTGAEVLSAFLAQFYDDKPCPRQILLSEGIDEQDLLALALSEKAGHKVNVLVPQRGEKKDLVDHVLANAREAHGRKLAETASQSRLLQGLSETFALPYVPRRIEIYDNSHIMGTNAVGGMVVAGAEGFVKGQYRKFNIKSTDITPGDDFGMMREVMTRRFSRLLKEEGKPDRTVAPDDSADAPFPAWPDVILIDGGQGQMSAVRKILEDLDITDSVIAIGVAKGVDRDAGRERFFVAGKPDFTLPPRDPVLYFVQRMRDEAHRFAIGTHRARRKKEMVKNPLDEISGIGPTRKRALLQHFGTAKAVSRAAIGDLMAVDGISEAVARLIYNHFHESAVE, from the coding sequence ATGACCGGAGGAAAGCTGCCTGATGGCGGTGTTCTCTATGACGGAACCGAAGACGACGACGATGACGCCATCGTCGAGAATGATTCGGCTCGCCTGCCGCTCAGCATCGACTGGAACGAAGGCGACCTCAACGCGACCGACCTTACCGGCGCCGATCTGATCGCGGAATTTGTCAAACAATTGCCCAACAGCCCCGGCGTCTATCGGATGATGAACAGCGCGGGTGACGTTCTCTACGTCGGCAAGGCGCGCAGCCTGAAGAAACGGGTCAGCAACTATGCCCAGGGACGCCTGCATTCAAACCGCCTGACGCGCATGGTGCGCGAAACCACGCATATGGAATTCGTCACGACCCGGACCGAGGTCGAGGCGCTGCTTCTGGAGGCCAATCTGATCAAGCGGCTTCGGCCGCGCTACAACGTGCTTCTGCGCGACGACAAGAGTTTCCCCTATATCCTGATCACCGGCGACAGCCGGGCGCCGGCTATCTACAAGCACCGCGGCGCCCGCGCCCGCAAAGGCGATTATTTCGGCCCGTTTGCCTCGGCCACAGCAGTCGGCCGCACGATCAATTCGCTGCAGCGCGCCTTTCTGCTGCGCACCTGTACCGACAGCGTGTTCGAAAGCCGGACGCGGCCCTGCCTGCTCTATCAGATCAAGCGCTGTTCGGGTCCATGCACCCACGAGATTGATGACGCGGGTTACGCGGAACTGGTCTCGGAGGCCAAGGATTTCCTGTCCGGCAAAAGCCAGAACGTCAAGGAAGCCATGGCTCGTTCGATGAACGAGGCAGCTGAAGATCTCGATTTTGAGCGGGCCGCCGTGTTTCGCGATCGCCTCGCCGGCCTGTCGCATGTGCAGAGCCATCAGGGCATCAATCCGGCCGGCGTCGAGGAAGCCGATATCTTCGCCATTCATCACGAGGGTGGCCTGACCTGCATCCAGGTGTTCTTTTTCCGCACAGGGCAGAACTGGGGCAACCGTGCCTACTTCCCCAAGGCCGATCCGCAATTGACCGGCGCGGAAGTGCTGAGTGCCTTTCTGGCACAGTTCTACGACGACAAACCCTGTCCCCGGCAGATCCTCCTGTCGGAGGGGATTGACGAACAGGATTTGCTGGCTCTCGCCCTGTCTGAAAAGGCCGGGCACAAGGTCAATGTGCTGGTCCCGCAACGCGGCGAAAAGAAGGATCTGGTCGATCACGTGCTCGCCAACGCCCGCGAGGCGCATGGTCGCAAGCTTGCCGAGACAGCCTCACAATCACGCCTGCTGCAAGGCCTGTCCGAGACCTTCGCGCTGCCCTATGTGCCGCGCCGCATCGAGATCTACGACAACTCGCACATCATGGGAACCAATGCCGTGGGCGGCATGGTGGTCGCCGGGGCCGAGGGTTTCGTGAAGGGCCAGTATCGCAAATTCAACATCAAATCGACCGACATCACGCCCGGGGACGATTTCGGCATGATGCGCGAGGTGATGACACGGCGTTTCTCCCGCCTGCTGAAGGAAGAGGGAAAGCCGGACCGCACTGTCGCTCCGGACGACAGCGCGGATGCGCCCTTCCCCGCCTGGCCGGACGTCATCCTGATCGACGGTGGCCAGGGGCAGATGAGCGCGGTGCGCAAGATTCTTGAAGATCTCGACATCACCGACAGCGTGATTGCGATCGGCGTCGCCAAGGGCGTTGACCGTGACGCGGGCCGCGAGCGGTTCTTCGTCGCCGGCAAACCGGACTTCACCCTGCCGCCGCGCGACCCGGTGCTCTATTTCGTCCAGCGCATGCGCGACGAGGCGCACCGTTTTGCGATCGGGACACATCGGGCGCGCCGCAAGAAGGAAATGGTGAAAAATCCGCTGGATGAGATTTCCGGCATCGGTCCGACACGCAAGCGCGCGCTGCTGCAGCATTTCGGCACGGCCAAAGCCGTCTCGCGCGCCGCAATCGGCGACCTCATGGCGGTCGACGGCATTTCCGAGGCCGTCGCGCGCCTCATCTACAATCATTTTCACGAAAGCGCCGTCGAGTGA
- the pgsA gene encoding CDP-diacylglycerol--glycerol-3-phosphate 3-phosphatidyltransferase, giving the protein MASRAYNIPNLLTYARILAVPLIVVCFFIEGRLESSDFARWTSLGLFVVASFTDYLDGYLARIWNQTSNIGRMLDPIADKLLIASILLLMAADGTIAGWSLWAAITILCREILVSGLREYLAALKVSVPVTRIAKWKTAAQMVALAFLLAGPAGDKILPYTTELGITLLWIAAILTIYTGYDYFRAGAKHMVD; this is encoded by the coding sequence ATGGCATCGCGCGCATACAATATACCCAATCTCCTCACCTACGCCCGCATTCTGGCCGTGCCGCTGATCGTCGTCTGCTTTTTCATCGAGGGACGGCTGGAAAGCTCCGATTTTGCCCGCTGGACAAGCCTCGGGCTTTTCGTCGTCGCGTCTTTCACCGACTATCTTGACGGCTATCTCGCCCGCATCTGGAACCAGACGTCGAATATCGGCCGCATGCTCGACCCGATTGCCGACAAGCTGCTGATCGCCTCGATCCTGCTGCTGATGGCGGCTGACGGCACGATTGCCGGCTGGTCGCTCTGGGCCGCGATCACCATCCTTTGCCGCGAGATCCTCGTTTCGGGTCTGCGGGAATATCTGGCCGCGCTCAAGGTCAGTGTTCCGGTCACACGGATCGCGAAATGGAAGACGGCCGCGCAGATGGTGGCGCTTGCCTTCCTGCTGGCAGGCCCGGCCGGCGACAAGATCCTGCCCTACACGACAGAACTCGGCATCACGCTCCTGTGGATCGCGGCGATCCTGACAATCTACACCGGCTACGACTACTTCCGCGCCGGCGCCAAGCATATGGTCGATTGA
- a CDS encoding glutathione S-transferase family protein has translation MVRTLYSLCGADAARPFSPHCWKIVMALRHKGLDFEERPLPFTAIPKVEDGFSKTVPVLRDGQELISDSFRIALYLEEAYPDQPSLFGGEGGKASARLIEGYCQTLVHPVITRIALSDIHSMLAPDDQAYFRSSREARLGKTLEEIRASRDEAIALLPERLLPMRHMLGFQPFVGGETPLFADYILFGALQWLRLTSGSLHLPADDPVAQWFERCLDLYEGAARAIA, from the coding sequence ATGGTTCGCACCCTCTATTCGCTCTGTGGCGCCGATGCAGCACGGCCATTTTCGCCCCATTGCTGGAAGATTGTCATGGCCCTGCGCCACAAGGGCCTTGATTTCGAGGAGAGGCCGCTGCCGTTCACGGCGATCCCCAAAGTCGAAGACGGCTTTTCGAAGACCGTTCCCGTCCTGCGCGACGGCCAGGAACTGATCTCCGACAGTTTCCGGATCGCACTCTATCTGGAAGAGGCCTATCCCGATCAGCCGAGCCTGTTTGGCGGTGAGGGTGGAAAGGCATCGGCTCGTCTCATTGAGGGGTATTGCCAGACGCTGGTGCATCCAGTGATTACCCGCATTGCCCTGTCGGACATCCATTCCATGCTTGCTCCGGATGATCAGGCGTATTTCCGATCCAGCCGCGAAGCACGATTGGGCAAGACGCTCGAGGAGATCAGGGCCAGCCGCGACGAGGCGATCGCGCTGCTGCCGGAACGCCTGCTGCCCATGCGCCATATGCTCGGTTTCCAGCCTTTCGTCGGCGGCGAGACGCCGCTGTTTGCCGACTACATCCTGTTCGGTGCGTTGCAATGGCTCCGTCTGACCAGCGGATCGCTGCATCTCCCGGCGGATGACCCGGTGGCGCAATGGTTCGAGCGCTGCCTCGACCTCTACGAGGGCGCCGCCCGCGCGATTGCTTGA
- a CDS encoding methyl-accepting chemotaxis protein — MKELQKLRQIASVGIFALLWVNFALIALRNLLRPEGPDWVAVVATLLVLAPATLAWLQDRTGPSTRILTSIAHAATVAMLVYDFSGSPLQVDIHMYFFASLAICAAWIDWRAIVGYAALVAVHHVMLFLAMPLAVFPGESEFSRVVLHAVVLVLQSGVLIALTSAVVRAFVASDKAVEAATAAQNQATSMADHARRADAAAEAERVQREADKAREAEAVQLVVSELATALARLSGGDLSCRIDTAFPGKLDELRTSFNGSVENLESVVGQVGQVAQVIRNGTSQIGQANHDLSSRSERQAASIEETASALSGVSTTVKQTAQVAEAVGRMVEQARSGAERSGSIVTDAVSAMSQIEQSSQSISNIIGVIDEIAFQTNLLALNAGVEAARAGEAGKGFAVVAQEVRELAQRSATAAKEIKTLINASGDQVRAGVALVDQAGDALSNISKEVNAISTEIVKIVAAARDQAVGLSEIDAAIGHIDRNTQQNAAMVEESSAAIQQLVHETQTLEGLMGRFSSAAMRPQTRRAA, encoded by the coding sequence ATGAAAGAGTTGCAGAAACTTCGTCAGATCGCATCGGTCGGCATATTCGCGCTGCTGTGGGTAAACTTTGCCCTGATCGCGCTTCGCAATCTTTTACGCCCGGAAGGTCCGGACTGGGTTGCGGTGGTCGCCACCCTTTTGGTTCTGGCACCCGCGACGCTCGCCTGGCTGCAAGACCGCACCGGGCCATCGACCCGCATACTGACGTCGATCGCTCACGCGGCAACGGTGGCGATGCTGGTCTATGACTTCTCCGGTTCGCCGCTGCAGGTCGACATCCACATGTACTTCTTCGCAAGCCTTGCGATCTGTGCCGCCTGGATCGATTGGCGCGCGATTGTCGGTTATGCGGCGTTGGTGGCGGTACACCACGTCATGCTGTTCCTCGCCATGCCATTGGCCGTCTTTCCCGGTGAATCGGAATTCTCCCGTGTCGTTCTGCATGCGGTTGTCCTCGTCCTGCAGAGCGGTGTCCTGATCGCGCTGACCTCGGCAGTGGTTCGCGCCTTCGTCGCATCCGACAAGGCTGTCGAGGCCGCCACGGCCGCTCAGAATCAAGCGACCAGCATGGCGGATCATGCACGCCGCGCCGATGCCGCGGCCGAAGCGGAGCGTGTGCAGCGCGAGGCCGACAAAGCACGTGAAGCCGAGGCTGTGCAACTGGTCGTGTCGGAGCTGGCAACTGCACTGGCCCGCCTGTCCGGCGGGGATCTGTCCTGTCGGATCGACACGGCGTTCCCCGGCAAGCTGGACGAGTTGCGCACCTCCTTCAACGGCTCCGTGGAAAACCTCGAATCCGTTGTTGGCCAGGTCGGCCAGGTTGCGCAGGTCATCCGCAATGGCACTAGCCAGATCGGTCAGGCTAACCACGACCTCTCGTCGCGCAGCGAGCGCCAGGCCGCTTCGATCGAGGAAACCGCAAGCGCGCTTTCCGGCGTGTCGACGACGGTCAAGCAGACGGCGCAGGTCGCCGAAGCCGTTGGTCGCATGGTTGAACAGGCGCGCAGCGGCGCCGAGCGTTCCGGCTCGATTGTCACCGATGCGGTGTCCGCGATGAGCCAGATCGAGCAGTCGTCACAGTCGATCTCCAACATCATCGGCGTGATCGACGAGATTGCCTTCCAGACCAACCTGCTGGCGCTCAATGCCGGCGTCGAGGCTGCCCGTGCCGGCGAGGCCGGCAAGGGCTTTGCCGTCGTCGCCCAGGAGGTCCGCGAACTGGCCCAGCGTTCGGCCACGGCAGCAAAGGAGATCAAGACCCTGATCAACGCCTCCGGCGACCAGGTTCGAGCCGGTGTCGCCCTCGTCGATCAGGCCGGTGATGCGTTGAGCAATATCTCCAAGGAGGTCAACGCGATCAGCACCGAGATCGTCAAGATCGTCGCGGCGGCCCGTGACCAGGCCGTTGGCCTGAGCGAAATCGATGCAGCGATCGGCCATATCGACCGCAACACTCAGCAGAATGCGGCCATGGTCGAGGAATCCTCTGCCGCAATCCAGCAACTGGTTCATGAGACGCAAACGCTGGAAGGATTGATGGGGCGCTTCTCCAGCGCCGCCATGCGGCCGCAGACCCGCCGAGCCGCTTGA
- the ndk gene encoding nucleoside-diphosphate kinase produces MAIERTFSMIKPDATKRNLTGAITKMIEDAGLRVIASKRVWMSTREAEGFYAVHKERPFFGELVEGMTSGPTIVQVLEGENAILKNREIMGATNPANADEGTIRKTHALSIGENSVHGSDAPETAAQEIKYWFSDTEIVG; encoded by the coding sequence ATGGCGATTGAACGCACCTTCTCGATGATCAAGCCGGACGCAACCAAGCGCAACCTCACGGGCGCTATCACCAAGATGATCGAGGATGCCGGTCTGCGCGTCATCGCGTCGAAGCGCGTCTGGATGAGCACCCGCGAAGCTGAAGGATTCTACGCAGTTCACAAGGAACGTCCGTTCTTCGGCGAACTGGTTGAAGGCATGACGTCTGGCCCGACCATCGTTCAGGTTCTCGAAGGCGAGAACGCCATCCTGAAGAACCGCGAAATCATGGGCGCCACCAACCCGGCGAACGCTGACGAAGGCACGATCCGCAAGACTCACGCTCTGTCGATCGGCGAAAACTCGGTTCACGGCTCCGACGCTCCGGAAACCGCTGCTCAGGAAATCAAGTACTGGTTCTCCGACACCGAGATCGTCGGCTGA
- a CDS encoding DinB family protein, whose protein sequence is MDHYRMFAAYNAWANMLLYEAAAGLNEEELHRDTGAFFRSLFGTLNHLVTADRVWLHRFTGHGPHPTSLDARAADTFADLWAARREEDARITAFAESLTAEALAATFHYSPITKPEPVSHKLGPAVAHFFNHQTHHRGQAHMCLTVLGKPSLSLDMIYFVRSAGLSFL, encoded by the coding sequence ATGGATCACTATCGCATGTTCGCCGCCTACAATGCCTGGGCCAATATGTTGCTCTACGAGGCTGCCGCTGGATTGAACGAGGAAGAGTTGCACAGGGACACCGGCGCCTTTTTCCGCTCCCTCTTCGGCACTCTCAACCATCTCGTGACCGCCGACAGGGTCTGGCTGCACCGTTTTACCGGGCACGGCCCGCACCCGACATCGCTCGACGCCCGTGCCGCTGACACGTTTGCGGATCTTTGGGCGGCGCGACGCGAGGAAGATGCCCGCATCACGGCCTTTGCCGAGAGCCTCACGGCCGAAGCGCTTGCGGCGACATTTCACTACAGCCCGATCACCAAGCCGGAACCCGTCTCGCACAAGCTGGGGCCCGCGGTTGCGCATTTCTTCAACCACCAGACCCATCACAGGGGGCAGGCGCATATGTGCCTGACGGTTCTTGGCAAGCCAAGTCTCAGCCTGGACATGATCTATTTCGTCCGTAGCGCCGGGCTTTCCTTCCTCTGA
- a CDS encoding GGDEF domain-containing protein, whose product MGDGQIMEAAHQQGHTRSSGAAGDPLAKIASFMARHGIAGLPRNFDLVHEAFNGQNPELARELAALGAQPSQNSLDQLGLKHRLAAHCGLQTERLHAEALTTLSRIKDQITLGLSQKRSFARSVETVTQAIQEDMNQGVEQLLSELDLLTSVATQMVQAETLLVSEIASGIAILAQADRAARAAKGLALRDRLTGLPNRVAFLQQLESLYGVEGTGAALILIEVPDLAGIQHQYGEEAATKLIKKLATIFRKTIKKHDYAARIEIGTFAFLFTDVSADDAHVIAERLYSAAENNLVFATENSNDPGGLALAIGHALSADTQDGLQLLGLAETAVQMARANPRQPIIGHRAAGRRVA is encoded by the coding sequence ATGGGGGACGGGCAGATCATGGAAGCGGCACACCAGCAGGGGCATACGCGTTCCAGTGGAGCGGCGGGTGATCCATTGGCGAAGATCGCATCCTTCATGGCACGTCATGGCATTGCCGGCCTGCCGCGCAATTTCGATTTGGTGCACGAAGCGTTTAACGGACAAAACCCCGAGCTCGCACGCGAGCTTGCAGCGCTCGGTGCCCAACCCAGCCAAAACAGTCTCGATCAACTGGGCCTCAAGCACAGGCTTGCCGCCCACTGCGGCCTGCAGACGGAACGTCTTCACGCCGAAGCGTTGACGACCCTGTCGCGGATCAAGGACCAGATCACGCTCGGCCTGTCGCAGAAGCGCAGTTTTGCCCGGTCTGTAGAAACCGTCACGCAAGCGATCCAGGAAGACATGAACCAGGGTGTCGAGCAATTGTTGAGCGAGCTCGACCTGTTGACCTCGGTCGCAACCCAAATGGTGCAGGCGGAAACCTTGCTGGTAAGCGAGATTGCTAGTGGCATCGCCATACTGGCGCAGGCAGACCGGGCGGCACGCGCCGCCAAGGGACTTGCACTGCGTGACCGTCTGACCGGCCTGCCGAACCGGGTCGCCTTCCTGCAGCAGCTTGAAAGCCTCTATGGGGTCGAGGGTACCGGTGCTGCCCTGATCCTTATCGAGGTTCCCGATCTTGCCGGAATTCAGCACCAGTATGGCGAAGAAGCCGCAACCAAACTGATCAAAAAGCTTGCAACGATCTTCCGCAAGACGATCAAGAAACATGACTATGCAGCGCGCATCGAGATCGGCACCTTCGCCTTCCTGTTCACCGATGTCAGCGCGGATGACGCCCATGTCATCGCCGAGCGGCTTTACAGCGCGGCCGAAAACAACCTGGTTTTCGCCACGGAGAACAGCAATGACCCCGGCGGGCTCGCACTGGCAATCGGCCACGCCCTGAGCGCAGATACCCAGGACGGCTTGCAGTTGCTGGGGCTGGCGGAGACGGCGGTGCAGATGGCACGCGCCAATCCGCGCCAGCCGATCATCGGTCATCGTGCCGCAGGGCGACGGGTCGCCTGA
- a CDS encoding branched-chain amino acid ABC transporter permease has protein sequence MGYLLQQLSNAVPVAALYACLAFGYALGFGMTRRADITFGALFAFAGQVGLLFVEFGWNRFNLVLPAALCLGAVAGLAYAVLAGWTIARHVMRPLHDHARNAVLVAALAVVIILSETARLAADTRSLWLPPIGSQRVILAEIDGFSVSLTVMQLVHVCVLLLVIAVGQSLLTRSRLGRQWHAVSEDPLAARLCGVDAGAVFVLSLVAASLVAAIAGLSTTALYGTMDFGAGMIFGLKVVLIAAAGGHSVPLRSALGAAVVGVAETLWGGYGPMVWRDAVVITVLVAILIVSRRERVIP, from the coding sequence ATGGGCTATCTGTTGCAGCAATTGTCGAATGCGGTGCCGGTGGCGGCCCTCTATGCCTGCCTCGCCTTTGGTTATGCGCTTGGCTTCGGCATGACCAGGCGGGCCGACATCACCTTTGGTGCGCTGTTTGCCTTTGCCGGGCAGGTCGGGCTGTTGTTCGTCGAATTCGGCTGGAATCGCTTCAATCTCGTCTTGCCGGCCGCGTTATGTCTCGGCGCCGTGGCTGGTCTTGCCTACGCCGTGTTGGCCGGCTGGACGATTGCCCGTCATGTCATGCGGCCTCTCCACGATCATGCACGCAATGCCGTCTTGGTTGCCGCTTTGGCGGTTGTGATCATCCTGTCCGAAACCGCGCGGCTGGCCGCCGATACGCGCAGCCTCTGGCTGCCGCCGATCGGCAGCCAGCGCGTGATCCTCGCCGAGATCGATGGGTTTTCCGTCAGCCTGACCGTCATGCAACTGGTACATGTTTGCGTGCTGTTGTTGGTGATTGCCGTCGGTCAGTCGCTGCTCACTCGGTCCCGTCTCGGTCGGCAGTGGCACGCCGTCAGCGAGGATCCGTTGGCCGCCAGGCTTTGCGGCGTCGATGCCGGAGCGGTCTTCGTCCTGTCGCTGGTGGCAGCAAGCCTGGTTGCCGCAATCGCGGGCCTCTCGACGACGGCGCTTTACGGCACGATGGATTTCGGCGCCGGCATGATCTTCGGCCTGAAAGTCGTGCTGATCGCTGCGGCCGGCGGCCATTCGGTGCCGCTACGCTCGGCATTGGGTGCAGCGGTCGTCGGTGTCGCCGAAACGCTGTGGGGCGGGTATGGGCCGATGGTATGGCGCGATGCCGTCGTGATCACGGTTCTGGTGGCGATCCTGATTGTCAGTCGCCGCGAGCGCGTTATTCCGTGA
- a CDS encoding molybdenum cofactor biosynthesis protein MoaE, translating to MTALEPVEPVIRVQLEDFDAAVESSKLAQGRHDIGALVSFVGLCRDEAGSLQALELEHYPGMAEAEMLRIGSLAIERFSLLGLTAIHRHGLIEAGEQIVLVIAAATHRQAAFDGANFVMDFLKTSAPFWKKEHGKDGMSGDWVAARDADDTARDRWTSISGVSDVTE from the coding sequence ATGACCGCCCTTGAGCCCGTCGAACCGGTCATCCGCGTTCAGCTTGAGGATTTCGATGCGGCTGTGGAAAGCAGCAAGCTAGCGCAGGGCCGACACGATATCGGCGCCCTGGTTTCGTTTGTCGGGCTCTGCCGCGATGAAGCGGGAAGCCTGCAGGCGCTGGAGCTTGAACACTATCCCGGCATGGCCGAGGCGGAAATGCTACGGATCGGCTCATTGGCGATCGAGCGCTTCTCCTTGCTCGGCCTCACGGCCATCCATCGGCATGGACTTATCGAGGCGGGCGAACAGATCGTGCTGGTGATTGCCGCAGCGACGCACCGGCAGGCCGCATTCGACGGCGCCAACTTCGTCATGGACTTCCTCAAAACATCCGCGCCTTTCTGGAAGAAGGAACATGGCAAGGACGGAATGAGCGGCGACTGGGTTGCCGCGCGAGATGCCGACGACACGGCCCGCGACCGCTGGACCAGCATTTCGGGTGTTTCGGACGTCACGGAATAA